A single window of Pieris napi chromosome 8, ilPieNapi1.2, whole genome shotgun sequence DNA harbors:
- the LOC125051575 gene encoding uncharacterized protein LOC125051575 has protein sequence MDTLTWLSLGLQLAALCSIVGALLLYLLRKVKVAEVLPVASAKTVLVTSVDSALGLQIATYLSSRGWRVIAGCRPGGLGSRLAESWLQNNTPENQPTPRLVTLELDVAREDLLEEAARATAQHLPAGEHGVWAVINTAGSSGRGGATCWETALKGNVLGALRVARTFAPLLAAAASDHPYAGRLFYIGLTSDTACESLARMDGEGESSAGAAAVRWGTWGAARALRSSLRARRLHVVLLHTPDLSSAELYSPPVQLTPASQPASRPDTPSSDVSSSTCAVTMPGEAAEYSAKVLPTNALKVLEEALTCPSPRDAYYLKMKQDSWFTRMPSLRVA, from the exons ATGGATACGCTAACCTGGTTGTCGCTCGGGCTGCAATTGGCAGCATTATGCTCCATCGTCGGTGCTCTACTTCTTTATTTGCTGAGGAAGGTGAAGGTCGCAGAAGTTTTACCTGTTGCAAGTGCCAAGACTGTACTTGTGACCTCTGTGGATTCAGCATTGGGGTTGCAG aTAGCAACATACCTAAGCAGTCGTGGCTGGCGAGTAATCGCTGGCTGTCGCCCTGGAGGCCTGGGATCTCGTCTGGCGGAGTCCTGGCTGCAGAACAATACCCCCGAAAACCAGCCCACACCACGATTAGTTACCTTAGAGTTGGATGTAGCCAGGGAAGATTTATTGGAGGAAGCTGCGAGAGCTACGGCTCAGCATTTGCCGGCTGGTGAACATG GCGTATGGGCAGTGATCAACACAGCTGGAAGTAGCGGTCGTGGTGGCGCTACTTGCTGGGAGACGGCGCTTAAGGGAAACGTACTTGGTGCTTTACGAGTGGCTAGGACCTTCGCACCTTTATTAGCCGCTGCTGCATCAGATCATCCTTACGCTGGTCGATTGTTTTATATAG GTCTAACATCAGATACGGCATGCGAAAGTCTAGCGCGAATGGATGGCGAGGGTGAAAGTAGTGCAGGGGCAGCTGCTGTACGTTGGGGCACTTGGGGCGCTGCGCGTGCGCTGCGCTCCTCTCTTCGTGCGCGCAGGCTCCACGTTGTACTCCTGCATACACCGGATCTGTCTTCAGCTGAGCTGTATTCGCCTCCAGTGCAATTGACGCCAGCAAGTCAGCCAGCCAg CCGACCAGATACTCCGAGCTCTGACGTAAGTTCTTCAACCTGCGCGGTGACTATGCCCGGAGAGGCCGCGGAGTACAGCGCTAAAGTCCTTCCTACGAACGCCCTCAAGGTGTTAGAGGAAGCCCTGACTTGTCCATCCCCCAGGGACGCGTACTACCTTAAGATGAAGCAAGACTCTTGGTTCACAAGAATGCCATCTTTAAGAGTCGCATGA